A genomic region of Chitinimonas arctica contains the following coding sequences:
- the ftsB gene encoding cell division protein FtsB, giving the protein MRLLAVILAACIVLLQWPLWIGKGSWLKVWQIESQLADQRTQNDKLQARNGALDAEVRDLKTGTDAIEERARNELGMLRQDEVFFQILDTKPTPPAPPESTPPDSAAPSEDAPAPAERRAVAPEADPVVPKPAAPKPAAPKPVEAPAAPHEAAQPAPVAEPATSTAERP; this is encoded by the coding sequence ATGCGCCTTCTTGCCGTCATTCTCGCCGCCTGTATCGTCTTGCTCCAATGGCCTTTATGGATAGGCAAGGGTTCGTGGCTGAAGGTATGGCAGATCGAGTCGCAACTGGCCGACCAGCGTACTCAAAACGACAAGCTCCAGGCACGCAACGGTGCGCTGGATGCGGAAGTGCGCGATCTGAAGACCGGCACCGACGCCATCGAGGAGCGCGCCCGCAACGAGCTGGGCATGCTGCGCCAGGATGAAGTGTTCTTCCAGATACTGGATACCAAGCCGACACCGCCCGCTCCGCCGGAAAGTACGCCGCCGGACAGCGCTGCGCCAAGCGAGGACGCGCCCGCGCCGGCCGAACGCCGTGCCGTCGCGCCGGAAGCCGATCCGGTCGTCCCAAAGCCAGCCGCGCCTAAGCCGGCCGCGCCCAAGCCGGTGGAAGCGCCCGCCGCGCCGCACGAAGCCGCCCAGCCTGCGCCGGTAGCCGAGCCTGCCACTTCGACGGCCGAAAGGCCGTGA
- the pgsA gene encoding CDP-diacylglycerol--glycerol-3-phosphate 3-phosphatidyltransferase — translation MPLNLPNILTWARIMMIPLILGVFYLPDSWLHPMAKNLLSAALFMLAAVTDWFDGYLARRWNQLSAFGAFLDPVADKLMVAAALILLVQLERVDAWLAAIIIGREITISALREWMAQLGSARSVAVSFIGKFKTAAQMVAITVLLLHENFIPGLNTQKLGSVCLFVAALLTLWSMGYYLRMAWPQLNPPRDLT, via the coding sequence ATGCCACTTAATCTTCCCAATATCCTTACCTGGGCGCGGATCATGATGATCCCGCTTATTCTCGGTGTATTTTATTTGCCCGATAGCTGGCTGCATCCCATGGCCAAGAATCTGCTGAGCGCCGCCTTGTTCATGCTGGCGGCCGTCACCGATTGGTTCGACGGCTACCTGGCGCGGCGCTGGAACCAGCTATCCGCCTTCGGTGCATTTCTCGATCCGGTGGCCGACAAGCTGATGGTGGCCGCTGCCTTGATCTTGCTGGTGCAGCTTGAGCGGGTGGACGCCTGGCTGGCCGCCATCATCATAGGCCGCGAGATCACCATTTCCGCTTTGCGCGAATGGATGGCCCAGCTCGGCTCCGCCCGCAGCGTGGCGGTTTCGTTTATCGGCAAGTTCAAGACCGCCGCGCAAATGGTGGCCATCACCGTCCTGCTGCTGCACGAGAATTTCATTCCCGGGCTCAACACCCAGAAGCTGGGCTCGGTCTGCCTATTTGTCGCCGCCTTGTTGACGCTCTGGTCAATGGGCTACTACCTGCGCATGGCCTGGCCGCAGTTGAACCCACCCCGTGACCTGACTTGA
- the ppsR gene encoding posphoenolpyruvate synthetase regulatory kinase/phosphorylase PpsR, producing MSAHRTVFFVSDRTGITAEMLGHSLITQFEGIEFKRITLPFVDTEEKAQLVAERIRQTYAADGVRPLVFSTFVKNEVRDLIHIPEAHMVDFFEAFIEPLEAELGQDSSHTVGKSHSIENFHEYNTRIEAVNYALAHDDGIKPADLDSADIVLVGVSRSGKTPTCLYLALQYGIKAANYPLTPDDFGQPGLPKALLPFKHKLFGLTIVPERLAQIRAERKPDSRYASVDNCRFEVAEAEAIYRSAGVPHLNTTNKSIEELASTIVHKTNMARRIY from the coding sequence ATGTCCGCGCACCGCACCGTCTTCTTTGTCTCCGACCGCACCGGCATTACCGCCGAGATGCTGGGACACAGCCTGATCACCCAGTTCGAGGGGATAGAGTTCAAGCGCATCACCCTGCCCTTCGTCGATACCGAGGAGAAGGCGCAACTGGTGGCGGAACGCATCCGCCAGACCTACGCCGCCGACGGTGTGCGACCGCTGGTGTTCTCGACCTTCGTCAAGAATGAGGTGCGCGACCTTATCCATATCCCGGAAGCGCATATGGTCGACTTCTTCGAGGCCTTTATCGAGCCGCTGGAAGCCGAATTGGGCCAGGACTCCTCCCACACGGTGGGCAAGAGCCACAGCATCGAGAATTTCCATGAGTACAACACCCGCATCGAAGCGGTGAATTACGCCCTGGCGCACGATGACGGCATCAAGCCCGCCGACCTGGACAGCGCCGATATCGTGCTGGTCGGCGTGTCCCGCTCGGGCAAGACGCCGACCTGCCTGTACCTGGCCTTGCAGTACGGCATCAAGGCCGCCAACTACCCGCTCACCCCGGACGATTTCGGCCAGCCGGGCCTGCCCAAGGCGCTACTACCGTTCAAGCACAAGCTGTTCGGCCTCACCATCGTGCCGGAACGGCTGGCGCAGATCCGTGCCGAACGCAAACCGGACAGCCGCTACGCCTCGGTGGACAACTGCCGCTTCGAGGTGGCGGAAGCCGAGGCCATCTACCGCAGCGCCGGCGTGCCGCATCTGAACACGACCAATAAGTCCATCGAGGAGCTGGCCTCGACCATCGTGCATAAGACCAATATGGCGCGGCGGATCTATTAA
- a CDS encoding Rpn family recombination-promoting nuclease/putative transposase, with the protein MSPYDALFEQFEITPTKARDFLEAHLPPVVREQIDLDTLHLEPSSHLDPGMRVYYSDTLYSAKTVGQDGYKSLLIYIMKEEGNDIPEVLLKTLARGSPQCEELVMPLIQMVEQRGEKRGLKLGEQRGMERGIELGRTEYWQKMKQVARAMVANGMDKATVMQITRVGELAFKE; encoded by the coding sequence ATGAGCCCATATGACGCGCTGTTCGAACAATTCGAGATCACCCCGACTAAAGCCAGAGACTTCTTGGAAGCTCACTTGCCGCCAGTGGTACGCGAGCAAATCGACTTGGACACACTGCATTTGGAACCCAGCTCCCATCTCGATCCGGGTATGCGAGTTTATTACTCGGACACCCTATATTCGGCGAAAACCGTTGGGCAGGATGGGTATAAAAGTCTGCTGATCTATATCATGAAAGAAGAGGGCAACGACATTCCCGAAGTTTTATTGAAAACCTTGGCGCGTGGCTCACCACAGTGCGAGGAGCTTGTAATGCCCCTCATCCAGATGGTTGAACAGCGCGGTGAAAAGCGCGGCCTGAAATTGGGTGAACAGCGCGGTATGGAACGCGGAATAGAGCTGGGTCGCACAGAATATTGGCAAAAAATGAAACAAGTCGCTCGCGCCATGGTGGCAAACGGTATGGACAAAGCCACGGTGATGCAGATAACCAGGGTTGGCGAGTTGGCCTTCAAAGAGTAG
- a CDS encoding CTP synthase: MTKFIFVTGGVVSSLGKGIAAASLAAILESRGLKVTMMKLDPYINVDPGTMSPMQHGEVFVTEDGAETDLDLGHYERFIQAKMKKSNNFTTGQIYESVIKRERRGDYLGKTVQVIPHITDEIRHFIDQGAGDAELAVIEIGGTVGDIESLPFLEAIRQMGVLLGRENTCYVHLSYVPYIAAAGEIKTKPTQHSVKELREIGIQPDVLICRADRMVPDDERKKIALFTNVSEKAVVSCPDMNSIYKIPRVLFEQHIDDIICKQLQLDLPRADLAVWDRLVDALDNPKQTVNIAMVGKYVDLTESYKSLIEALKHAGMHTQSEVKIHFVDSEELEGGNLAQIHDMDAILVPGGFGKRGVEGKIRAIQYARENNVPYLGICLGMQLALIEYARHKVGMADANSTEFNLESPFPVVALIDEWVNHDGKVEVRDENSNKGGTMRLGSQECDLEVGSLAARVYGANRIVERHRHRYEVNNHYLPRLEAAGLKVSGRSTDPNHLCETIELPDHRWFFGCQFHPEFTSTPRDGHPMFEAYVEAAIAYAKEHGREGLSC, translated from the coding sequence ATGACCAAGTTCATATTCGTTACCGGCGGCGTTGTCTCCTCACTAGGGAAAGGCATCGCCGCCGCTTCACTTGCCGCTATCCTCGAATCGCGTGGCCTCAAGGTCACCATGATGAAGCTCGATCCCTATATCAATGTGGATCCGGGCACCATGTCCCCCATGCAGCACGGCGAGGTATTCGTCACCGAAGACGGTGCCGAAACCGACCTGGACCTGGGGCACTACGAGCGCTTCATCCAGGCCAAGATGAAGAAGTCCAACAACTTCACCACCGGCCAGATCTACGAGTCGGTGATCAAGCGCGAGCGCCGCGGCGATTACCTGGGCAAGACCGTGCAGGTCATTCCCCATATCACCGACGAGATCCGCCATTTTATCGACCAGGGTGCCGGCGATGCCGAACTGGCGGTGATCGAGATCGGCGGTACGGTCGGCGATATCGAATCGCTGCCCTTCCTGGAAGCCATCCGCCAGATGGGCGTATTGCTGGGCCGTGAGAATACCTGCTACGTCCACCTCTCCTACGTGCCCTATATCGCGGCCGCGGGCGAGATCAAGACCAAGCCGACCCAGCACTCGGTGAAGGAATTGCGTGAAATCGGTATCCAGCCCGATGTACTGATCTGCCGTGCGGACCGCATGGTGCCGGACGACGAGCGCAAGAAGATCGCCTTGTTCACCAATGTCAGCGAAAAGGCCGTGGTGTCCTGCCCTGACATGAACTCCATCTACAAGATCCCGCGCGTGCTGTTCGAACAGCATATCGACGACATCATCTGCAAGCAGTTGCAGCTGGATCTGCCGCGTGCCGATCTGGCGGTGTGGGATCGCCTGGTCGATGCGCTGGACAACCCCAAGCAGACCGTCAATATCGCCATGGTGGGCAAGTACGTCGATCTGACCGAAAGCTACAAGTCCCTGATCGAAGCGCTCAAGCATGCCGGCATGCACACCCAGAGCGAAGTCAAGATCCACTTTGTGGATTCCGAAGAGCTGGAAGGCGGCAACCTGGCGCAGATCCATGATATGGACGCGATCCTGGTGCCCGGCGGTTTCGGCAAGCGTGGCGTGGAAGGCAAGATCCGCGCCATTCAGTATGCCCGCGAAAACAATGTGCCTTACCTGGGCATTTGCCTGGGCATGCAGCTGGCCTTGATCGAATATGCCCGCCACAAGGTCGGCATGGCCGACGCCAATTCGACCGAGTTCAACCTGGAATCGCCTTTCCCGGTGGTGGCCCTGATCGACGAGTGGGTCAACCACGACGGCAAGGTGGAAGTGCGCGACGAAAACTCCAACAAGGGCGGCACCATGCGCCTGGGCAGCCAGGAGTGCGACCTCGAAGTGGGTTCGCTGGCCGCCAGGGTCTACGGCGCCAATCGCATCGTGGAACGCCATCGCCACCGCTATGAGGTGAACAACCACTACCTGCCACGGCTCGAAGCCGCCGGCTTGAAGGTGAGCGGCCGGTCCACCGATCCCAATCATCTGTGCGAAACCATCGAATTGCCGGATCATCGCTGGTTCTTCGGTTGCCAGTTCCACCCCGAGTTCACTTCGACCCCGCGCGATGGCCATCCGATGTTCGAGGCCTACGTGGAAGCGGCAATCGCCTATGCCAAAGAGCATGGCCGCGAAGGCCTGAGCTGCTGA
- the eno gene encoding phosphopyruvate hydratase, translated as MSAIVEVIAREILDSRGNPTVEADVLLESGVMGRAAVPSGASTGEREALELRDGDKSRYLGKGVLKAVEHINTEICEAIIGLDASEQAFIDRTMLELDGTDDKGRLGANAILAVSMAVAKAAAEEAGLPLYRYIGGSGPMALPVPMMNVINGGEHANNSLDFQELMIVPVGAPTFREALRYGAEIFHHLKKILHDQHLPTQVGDEGGFAPDVANAEAALELIRAAVEKAGYRFGEDIVIALDCAASEFYNKETGKYVFKKSDKRELSSAQMVDYLESLANRFPIISIEDGMGERDWDGWKLLTQRLGERVQLVGDDLFVTNSKILAEGIQKGICNSILIKVNQIGTLTETLQAVDLAKRNRYTSVMSHRSGETEDSTIADLAVATNCMQIKTGSLSRSDRMAKYNQLLRIEEELGDAAYYPGRAAFYQIRPR; from the coding sequence ATGAGCGCTATCGTAGAAGTCATCGCCCGCGAGATTCTGGACTCGCGCGGCAACCCCACGGTTGAAGCCGATGTGCTGCTGGAAAGCGGCGTCATGGGCCGTGCCGCCGTACCCAGCGGCGCCTCCACCGGTGAGCGGGAAGCGCTGGAACTGCGTGACGGCGACAAGAGCCGCTACCTGGGCAAAGGCGTACTGAAGGCGGTCGAGCATATCAATACCGAAATCTGCGAAGCGATCATCGGCCTGGATGCGTCCGAGCAGGCGTTTATCGACCGCACCATGCTGGAACTGGACGGCACCGACGACAAGGGCCGCCTGGGCGCCAACGCCATCCTGGCGGTGTCGATGGCGGTGGCCAAGGCGGCTGCCGAAGAAGCGGGTCTGCCGCTGTACCGCTATATCGGCGGCTCCGGCCCGATGGCGCTGCCGGTTCCGATGATGAACGTGATCAACGGCGGCGAGCACGCCAACAACAGCCTGGATTTCCAGGAACTGATGATCGTTCCGGTCGGCGCGCCCACCTTCCGTGAAGCGCTGCGCTATGGCGCGGAGATCTTCCATCATCTGAAGAAGATCCTGCACGACCAGCATCTGCCTACCCAAGTGGGCGACGAAGGCGGTTTCGCGCCTGACGTGGCCAATGCCGAAGCCGCGCTGGAGCTGATCCGCGCCGCGGTGGAAAAGGCCGGTTACCGTTTCGGCGAAGATATCGTGATCGCCCTCGATTGCGCCGCTTCCGAGTTCTACAACAAGGAAACCGGTAAGTACGTATTCAAGAAGAGCGACAAGCGCGAGCTGAGCTCGGCGCAAATGGTCGATTACCTGGAAAGCCTGGCCAACCGCTTCCCGATCATTTCGATCGAAGACGGCATGGGCGAACGCGATTGGGACGGCTGGAAGCTGCTGACCCAGCGCCTGGGCGAGCGCGTGCAGTTGGTGGGCGACGATCTGTTCGTCACCAACAGCAAGATTCTGGCCGAAGGCATCCAGAAGGGTATCTGCAACTCCATCCTGATCAAGGTCAACCAGATCGGTACCTTGACCGAGACCTTGCAGGCTGTGGACCTCGCCAAGCGCAATCGCTACACCTCGGTGATGTCGCACCGCTCCGGCGAGACCGAGGACAGCACCATCGCCGACCTGGCCGTGGCGACCAACTGCATGCAGATCAAGACCGGCTCGCTCAGCCGTTCGGACCGTATGGCCAAGTACAACCAGTTGCTGCGCATCGAAGAAGAGCTGGGTGATGCGGCTTACTACCCGGGTCGTGCCGCGTTTTACCAGATTCGGCCGCGGTAA
- the leuC gene encoding 3-isopropylmalate dehydratase large subunit gives MAQTLYDKLWHSHVVHEEADGTALLYIDRHLIHEVTSPQAFEGLKLAGRKPWRISSIVATADHNTPTDHWDEGIKDPISRQQVETLDANIREVGALAYFPFKDKAQGIVHVVGPEQGATLPGMTVVCGDSHTSTHGAFACLAHGIGTSEVEHVLATQTLVAKKSRAMLVRVEGQLGRGVTAKDIALAVIGKIGTAGGNGYAIEFGGSAIRALSMEGRMTLCNMAIEAGARAGMVAVDQTTVDYLQGRPFSPKGDTWEKAVAYWHTLHSDADAVFDAVVELQADQLAPQVTWGTSPEMVVTINDRVPDPAAETDATRKTGMERALSYMGLQANTPIAEITIDKVFIGSCTNSRIEDLRAAAAVAKGHHKAANVKLALVVPGSGLVKVQAEAEGLDKIFVAAGFEWREPGCSMCLAMNADRLEPGERCASTSNRNFEGRQGQGGRTHLVSPEMAAAAAIAGHFVDVRTFA, from the coding sequence ATGGCACAGACTCTCTACGACAAGCTCTGGCATAGCCATGTGGTGCATGAAGAGGCCGATGGCACTGCACTGCTCTATATCGACCGCCACCTGATCCACGAAGTGACCAGTCCGCAAGCGTTCGAAGGCCTGAAACTGGCCGGCCGCAAGCCCTGGCGCATCTCTTCCATCGTCGCTACCGCCGACCACAATACCCCCACCGACCACTGGGACGAAGGCATCAAGGACCCCATCTCGCGCCAACAGGTCGAGACCCTGGACGCCAATATCCGCGAGGTCGGTGCGCTGGCCTATTTCCCGTTCAAGGACAAGGCCCAGGGCATTGTCCACGTGGTGGGGCCGGAGCAAGGCGCCACGCTGCCCGGCATGACCGTGGTGTGCGGCGATTCGCATACCAGCACCCACGGCGCGTTCGCCTGCCTGGCCCATGGCATCGGCACCTCGGAAGTGGAACATGTACTGGCCACCCAGACCCTGGTGGCGAAGAAGTCGCGCGCCATGCTGGTACGGGTGGAGGGGCAGTTGGGACGGGGCGTCACCGCCAAGGACATCGCCTTGGCCGTGATCGGCAAGATCGGTACCGCCGGCGGTAACGGCTACGCCATCGAATTCGGTGGGTCCGCCATCCGCGCCTTGAGCATGGAAGGGCGCATGACCCTGTGCAATATGGCCATCGAGGCGGGTGCCCGGGCCGGCATGGTGGCGGTGGACCAGACCACCGTGGATTATTTGCAGGGCCGTCCATTCTCGCCCAAGGGCGATACGTGGGAGAAGGCGGTTGCCTATTGGCACACCCTGCATTCGGATGCCGACGCGGTATTCGACGCCGTGGTCGAGCTACAGGCCGATCAGCTGGCGCCGCAGGTCACCTGGGGGACCTCGCCGGAAATGGTGGTGACGATCAATGACCGCGTGCCCGACCCGGCCGCCGAGACCGATGCCACCCGCAAGACCGGCATGGAGCGCGCACTCAGCTATATGGGCTTGCAGGCCAATACGCCGATTGCCGAAATCACCATCGATAAGGTCTTTATCGGCTCCTGCACCAATTCTCGCATCGAGGACTTGCGCGCCGCCGCCGCGGTCGCCAAGGGCCATCACAAGGCCGCCAACGTCAAGCTGGCCCTGGTGGTGCCGGGCTCGGGCCTGGTCAAGGTGCAGGCCGAGGCCGAGGGTCTGGACAAGATCTTTGTCGCGGCCGGCTTCGAATGGCGCGAGCCCGGCTGCTCCATGTGCCTGGCGATGAATGCCGACCGGCTGGAACCGGGCGAGCGTTGCGCCTCCACTTCCAACCGCAATTTCGAAGGACGCCAAGGGCAGGGCGGTCGTACCCACCTGGTCAGTCCGGAGATGGCTGCCGCGGCCGCGATCGCCGGCCATTTCGTCGATGTGAGAACGTTCGCCTGA
- the kdsA gene encoding 3-deoxy-8-phosphooctulonate synthase, whose amino-acid sequence MKLCGFDIGLDQPFFLIAGPCVIEGEQFSIDTAGKLKEITTELGIPFIYKSSFDKANRSSGKSFRGTGMDEGLRILAKVREQVGVPVLTDIHEIDQIKPVADVVDVLQTPAFLCRQTDFIRACAQSGKPVNIKKGQFLAPGDMKNVMDKAREAAREAGLPEDNFMTCERGASFGYNNLVSDMRSLAIMRESGCPVVFDATHSVQLPGGQGDKSGGQREFVPVLARAAVAVGISGLFMETHPDPAVAMSDGPNAWPLPRMKELLTVLRELDSLVKRQPLHENTL is encoded by the coding sequence ATGAAATTGTGCGGCTTCGACATCGGGCTGGATCAGCCCTTCTTCCTGATTGCCGGCCCTTGCGTGATCGAGGGGGAACAATTCTCCATCGATACCGCCGGCAAGCTGAAGGAAATCACCACCGAGTTGGGCATTCCTTTTATCTACAAATCGAGTTTCGACAAGGCCAATCGCTCCAGCGGCAAGTCGTTTCGCGGCACCGGCATGGACGAAGGCCTGCGTATCCTGGCCAAGGTCAGGGAGCAGGTAGGGGTGCCGGTCTTGACCGATATCCACGAAATCGATCAGATCAAGCCGGTGGCGGACGTCGTGGACGTATTGCAGACACCGGCTTTTCTTTGCCGTCAGACCGACTTTATCCGTGCCTGCGCCCAGTCGGGCAAGCCGGTCAATATCAAGAAGGGCCAGTTCCTGGCGCCGGGCGATATGAAGAACGTGATGGATAAAGCCCGCGAAGCGGCCCGCGAAGCCGGCTTGCCGGAAGACAACTTCATGACTTGCGAGCGTGGCGCCAGCTTCGGCTACAACAATCTGGTCAGCGATATGCGCAGCCTGGCCATCATGCGCGAAAGCGGTTGCCCGGTGGTATTCGATGCCACCCATTCGGTGCAACTGCCCGGCGGACAAGGCGACAAATCCGGCGGCCAGCGCGAATTCGTGCCGGTGCTGGCCCGTGCGGCGGTCGCCGTCGGCATCAGCGGCCTGTTTATGGAAACCCATCCCGATCCCGCCGTAGCCATGTCGGATGGCCCCAATGCCTGGCCCTTGCCGCGCATGAAAGAATTGCTGACCGTGCTGCGCGAACTGGACAGTCTGGTCAAGCGCCAGCCACTGCACGAAAACACGCTGTAG
- the ppsA gene encoding phosphoenolpyruvate synthase, translating into MAENYVIWFDELRMTDVERVGGKNASLGEMISQLAASGVRVPGGFATTADAYRAFLAHNGLSAKIDAALTALDVENVTELARVGKEVRQWVVDTPFPPQLDAEIRSNYAKMMAEAGEGMSVAVRSSATAEDLPDASFAGQQETFLNIVGVDNVLHAIKEVFASLYNDRAISYRVHKGFEHADVALSAGIQRMVRSDKGAAGVMFTIDTESGFDDVVFVTSSYGLGETVVQGAVNPDEFYVFKPNLAAERPAILRRNRGSKLLKMEFTSDTSAGKSVRTVDVPVVEQQRFSITDAEVEELGRYALIIEKHYQRAMDIEWGRDGVDGKLYILQARPETVKSQEARVDTLRRYRLNSKSTVLASGRAIGQKIGQGVVRMIKDASEMDTVQPGDVLVTDMTDPDWEPVMKRAAAIVTNRGGRTCHAAIIARELGIPAVVGCGDATRALTNGAYVTVSCAEGDTGNIYDGKLDVEIIDLKLDSMPKSPVKLMMNVGNPELAFDFSHLPNEGVGLARLEFIINRMIGIHPKALLAYPNLPWDLKQQVDERIGGYASAVDFYVEKLVEGIATLAAAFHPKKVIVRMSDFKSNEYSNLIGGQNYEPHEENPMIGFRGASRYISESFRDCFELECRALKKVRNEMGLGNVEVMIPFVRTLDEAAKVVELLKDNGLERGKDGLRLIMMCEIPSNALLADQFLEYFDGFSIGSNDMTQLTLALDRDSGGPIASLFDERNEAVKALLSMAIKACRAQGKYIGICGQGPSDHADFAKWLVEQGIETVSLNPDTVVETWLYLAREMAA; encoded by the coding sequence ATGGCAGAGAACTACGTCATCTGGTTCGACGAGCTGCGCATGACCGACGTCGAGCGTGTAGGCGGCAAGAATGCTTCGCTCGGCGAAATGATCAGCCAGTTGGCCGCCTCGGGCGTGCGCGTTCCCGGTGGTTTCGCCACCACGGCTGATGCCTATCGCGCCTTTCTCGCGCATAACGGCCTCTCTGCCAAGATCGATGCGGCGCTGACGGCGCTGGACGTGGAAAACGTCACCGAACTGGCCCGGGTCGGCAAGGAGGTGCGGCAATGGGTGGTGGATACCCCCTTCCCGCCGCAGCTGGACGCGGAAATCCGCAGCAACTACGCCAAGATGATGGCCGAGGCAGGCGAAGGCATGTCGGTGGCGGTCCGTTCCTCCGCCACGGCGGAAGACCTGCCGGATGCCTCCTTCGCCGGCCAGCAGGAAACCTTCCTCAATATCGTCGGGGTGGACAATGTCCTCCACGCCATCAAGGAAGTGTTCGCCTCGCTCTATAACGATCGCGCCATTTCCTACCGCGTGCACAAAGGCTTCGAGCACGCCGATGTCGCCTTGTCGGCCGGCATCCAGCGCATGGTCCGCTCCGACAAGGGCGCGGCCGGCGTGATGTTCACCATCGATACGGAATCGGGCTTCGACGATGTCGTATTCGTTACCTCCAGCTACGGCCTGGGTGAGACGGTGGTGCAGGGCGCGGTCAATCCGGACGAGTTCTACGTATTCAAACCCAATCTGGCCGCCGAGCGGCCGGCCATCCTGCGCCGTAACCGGGGTTCCAAGCTGTTGAAGATGGAATTCACCAGCGACACCAGCGCCGGCAAGTCGGTGCGTACCGTCGATGTGCCGGTGGTCGAGCAGCAGCGCTTTTCGATCACCGATGCCGAGGTGGAAGAGCTGGGCCGCTACGCCCTGATCATCGAAAAGCACTACCAGCGCGCCATGGACATCGAGTGGGGCCGCGATGGCGTGGACGGCAAGCTGTATATCCTGCAGGCACGGCCCGAAACCGTGAAATCGCAGGAAGCGCGCGTCGATACCCTGCGCCGCTACCGGCTCAACAGCAAGTCCACCGTACTGGCCTCCGGCCGTGCCATCGGCCAGAAGATCGGCCAAGGCGTGGTGCGGATGATCAAGGATGCCAGCGAGATGGACACGGTCCAGCCTGGCGACGTGCTGGTTACCGATATGACCGATCCCGATTGGGAGCCGGTGATGAAGCGGGCCGCCGCCATCGTGACCAACCGTGGCGGCCGTACCTGCCACGCCGCGATCATTGCGCGCGAACTGGGCATTCCGGCGGTGGTGGGTTGCGGCGACGCGACCCGGGCCTTGACCAATGGCGCCTATGTCACCGTATCCTGTGCCGAGGGCGATACCGGCAATATCTATGACGGCAAGCTCGACGTCGAGATCATCGATCTGAAGCTCGATTCCATGCCAAAGAGCCCGGTCAAGCTGATGATGAACGTCGGCAACCCCGAGCTGGCCTTCGATTTCAGCCATCTGCCCAATGAAGGCGTGGGCCTGGCACGGTTGGAGTTCATCATCAACCGCATGATCGGTATCCACCCGAAAGCCTTGCTGGCCTACCCGAACCTGCCTTGGGACCTGAAGCAGCAGGTGGACGAGCGTATCGGCGGCTATGCTTCGGCGGTGGATTTCTACGTCGAGAAGCTGGTGGAAGGCATCGCCACCCTGGCGGCGGCCTTTCATCCGAAGAAGGTCATCGTGCGGATGTCCGACTTCAAGTCGAACGAATATTCGAACCTGATCGGCGGCCAGAATTACGAGCCGCACGAAGAAAACCCCATGATCGGTTTCCGTGGCGCTTCGCGTTATATCAGCGAATCGTTCCGCGACTGTTTCGAGCTGGAATGCCGCGCGCTGAAGAAAGTGCGCAACGAGATGGGGCTGGGCAATGTCGAGGTGATGATCCCCTTCGTGCGTACCCTGGATGAAGCCGCCAAGGTGGTGGAACTGCTCAAGGACAACGGCCTGGAGCGTGGCAAGGACGGCCTGCGCCTGATCATGATGTGCGAGATCCCGTCGAATGCCTTGCTGGCGGATCAGTTCCTCGAATACTTCGACGGCTTCTCCATCGGCTCCAACGATATGACCCAGCTGACCTTGGCGCTGGACCGCGATTCCGGCGGCCCCATCGCTTCGCTGTTCGACGAGCGCAATGAGGCGGTCAAGGCGCTGCTGTCCATGGCCATCAAGGCTTGCCGGGCACAAGGCAAGTACATCGGCATTTGCGGCCAGGGTCCGTCCGACCATGCCGATTTTGCCAAGTGGCTGGTCGAGCAGGGCATTGAAACCGTCTCGCTCAATCCGGATACGGTAGTGGAAACCTGGCTGTACCTGGCCCGTGAAATGGCGGCCTGA